A part of Gracilimonas sp. genomic DNA contains:
- a CDS encoding Fic family protein yields the protein MPQMPLYTVNPDRNEPWNALPELPIHQELYRSLPVYEQLGKAKEALALLAGRSVAIPNPGVLINSITLQEAKDSSAIENIFTTDDELYQAFSDARTELEASGSAKEVLRYRQALWQGYNYLNQQKKFDLNYFIKLYQEIKEAGDGIRPPFARTYIRMGGSGPNAGKPIYTPPRGEGVVESKLDNLIQFLNDPDISPAEPLLKLAIAHYQFEVIHPFRDGNGRVGRIMNIHLLTHSGLLELPILYLSRYIIQNKEDYYETLAGVSQRGDWESWFMFMLKAVESTARLTYQKVNDIIETKESLLDVIRKKTSVRRPEQLTEAIFSQPYVKVNHLVDNGIYAENTARNYLNELSEIGVLEKRQIKGKHYYVNMELEQILSY from the coding sequence ATGCCTCAAATGCCGCTTTATACCGTGAATCCGGATCGCAATGAACCATGGAATGCGCTGCCTGAGCTGCCGATCCATCAAGAGTTGTACCGCTCGCTTCCGGTATATGAACAGCTCGGGAAGGCCAAAGAAGCATTGGCTTTGCTGGCCGGCCGGAGTGTAGCCATCCCGAATCCCGGCGTGCTTATCAACTCCATCACCCTGCAGGAGGCGAAGGACTCCAGTGCCATCGAAAATATTTTTACTACGGATGATGAACTCTACCAGGCGTTCAGCGATGCCCGTACTGAGCTGGAGGCTTCCGGCTCTGCCAAGGAAGTACTGCGATACCGGCAAGCTCTTTGGCAGGGATATAATTATCTCAATCAGCAAAAGAAATTTGACCTGAATTATTTTATCAAACTGTATCAGGAAATCAAAGAGGCCGGAGATGGAATTCGCCCGCCTTTTGCACGAACCTACATCCGGATGGGAGGCAGCGGACCCAATGCCGGTAAGCCGATTTATACTCCGCCCCGTGGGGAAGGTGTAGTAGAATCAAAGCTGGATAACCTGATTCAGTTTCTGAATGATCCTGATATCTCTCCTGCGGAACCTTTGCTTAAATTGGCTATTGCTCATTATCAGTTTGAGGTGATTCACCCCTTCCGGGATGGAAACGGACGTGTGGGCCGGATCATGAATATCCACCTGCTCACACACTCCGGCCTGCTGGAACTGCCTATCCTGTATTTGAGCCGCTATATCATTCAGAACAAGGAAGATTATTACGAAACTCTGGCGGGTGTTTCTCAACGTGGTGACTGGGAAAGCTGGTTTATGTTTATGCTGAAAGCGGTTGAGTCTACCGCCCGACTAACTTATCAAAAAGTGAACGACATCATTGAGACGAAGGAATCTCTGCTGGATGTCATTCGGAAAAAAACCTCTGTACGTCGACCGGAACAGCTGACTGAAGCGATCTTTTCGCAGCCGTATGTGAAGGTAAATCACCTGGTGGACAATGGAATCTATGCCGAAAATACCGCCCGCAATTACCTGAACGAGCTTTCAGAAATAGGTGTGCTTGAAAAGCGGCAGATCAAGGGAAAGCACTATTACGTAAATATGGAACTGGAACAGATTTTGTCTTATTGA
- a CDS encoding DUF1643 domain-containing protein, producing MYPDRTWIYHHDEPLTRYSLGQEGDNPLICFGVNPSTAKPGDLDPTVASVARFAMENDYDGWLMFNLYPQRATNPDKMHKHFQKNIHDKNVEVIAKLTRDLSADIWCAWGTLIEKRPYLSRCLQDIYEAISGNGNRFFTRGKISKAGHPHHPLYLRKTSPMDEFNVERYVEEVI from the coding sequence ATGTATCCCGATCGCACCTGGATCTACCACCACGATGAACCGCTGACCCGTTATTCACTGGGGCAGGAAGGTGATAATCCGCTGATTTGTTTTGGGGTGAATCCGTCTACAGCCAAGCCCGGCGATCTGGATCCCACCGTAGCTTCCGTTGCCCGCTTTGCGATGGAAAACGACTACGACGGCTGGCTTATGTTCAACCTCTATCCGCAGCGGGCCACTAACCCGGATAAGATGCACAAGCACTTTCAAAAGAACATTCACGATAAAAATGTGGAAGTGATCGCCAAGCTGACCCGGGATCTCTCCGCCGATATCTGGTGTGCCTGGGGAACCCTGATCGAAAAGCGGCCGTATCTGTCCCGGTGCCTGCAGGATATTTATGAAGCCATCTCCGGTAATGGTAACCGGTTTTTTACAAGAGGGAAAATTTCCAAAGCCGGACATCCGCACCATCCGCTGTACCTAAGGAAAACTTCTCCCATGGATGAATTTAATGTGGAGCGGTATGTGGAAGAGGTGATTTAG
- the tilS gene encoding tRNA lysidine(34) synthetase TilS, whose translation MAKSISKKLQKHLSKSLADYFEPDTFFILGVSGGPDSMALLYLFHLLNREALVVHINYGKRGKQSDKDQELVEQLAFQWGFECCSIRLNPKDAGGENFQNWARKQRYQFFRDLKAESKAEAIVTAHHQDDQVETILQKLFRGSGPAAWQGMKEWDGELFRPLLSFEKDNILAFCESEAVPYRTDESNKSSEYARNFIRNEFAQKMDDLLPGWKQNILDLPQQGEIFEASILEITDQVAKKNIINLKKFSKLPAILKPAVLKNLLDQFGAEGKYSKGQLKELTELEYLQPGKSMKAGNLVLIRERDEIHLHPNKEFKDISKEISEDEIEEGLKLNGITLKKTQKSASKAALKLDASKLSWPLSLRTWSAGDAFQPLGMDGHQRISDHLTNRKIPSYFKEKALVLCGSDGTIYAILYPAPAINKERGAISELAKCETTSTSFLTINFS comes from the coding sequence ATGGCAAAATCGATTTCCAAAAAATTGCAGAAGCATCTTTCAAAGAGCCTCGCTGATTATTTTGAACCGGATACTTTTTTCATTCTTGGGGTGAGTGGCGGTCCTGATTCCATGGCATTGCTCTATCTTTTTCACTTGCTGAACCGGGAGGCGCTGGTGGTTCATATAAACTATGGCAAGCGGGGAAAACAGTCCGATAAAGATCAGGAGCTTGTAGAACAGCTGGCTTTTCAGTGGGGATTTGAGTGCTGTTCCATCCGGCTCAACCCTAAAGATGCCGGAGGAGAGAATTTCCAGAACTGGGCCCGAAAGCAGCGCTATCAGTTTTTTCGGGATTTAAAGGCGGAATCCAAAGCCGAAGCCATCGTGACCGCTCATCATCAGGATGACCAGGTGGAAACCATTTTACAGAAGTTGTTTCGGGGAAGCGGACCGGCTGCCTGGCAGGGCATGAAAGAATGGGATGGCGAATTGTTTCGGCCACTGCTGAGTTTTGAAAAAGACAACATCCTGGCTTTTTGTGAATCGGAAGCTGTTCCCTATCGCACCGATGAAAGCAACAAAAGCTCTGAATATGCCCGCAATTTCATCCGGAATGAATTTGCCCAGAAGATGGATGACCTGCTGCCCGGCTGGAAGCAGAATATCCTGGACTTGCCACAGCAGGGAGAAATCTTTGAAGCCAGTATTCTGGAAATCACGGATCAGGTAGCTAAAAAGAATATCATTAATCTGAAGAAATTTTCGAAGCTGCCAGCCATTCTGAAGCCTGCCGTTCTAAAGAACCTGCTCGATCAGTTTGGGGCTGAGGGCAAGTATTCTAAAGGTCAGCTGAAAGAATTGACCGAGCTCGAATACCTTCAGCCCGGAAAAAGCATGAAGGCCGGAAACCTGGTCCTGATCCGCGAACGGGATGAAATCCACCTTCACCCCAACAAAGAATTCAAAGATATCTCGAAAGAGATTTCAGAAGATGAGATTGAGGAAGGGCTTAAACTGAACGGCATCACGCTAAAAAAGACACAGAAATCTGCCTCCAAAGCAGCTCTAAAACTGGATGCTTCCAAACTTAGCTGGCCTCTGTCGCTCAGAACCTGGAGCGCCGGCGATGCCTTTCAACCTCTGGGGATGGATGGACATCAGAGAATATCGGATCACCTGACAAACCGAAAAATTCCCTCATATTTTAAGGAAAAAGCCTTGGTATTGTGCGG